Proteins encoded by one window of Lathyrus oleraceus cultivar Zhongwan6 chromosome 1, CAAS_Psat_ZW6_1.0, whole genome shotgun sequence:
- the LOC127101610 gene encoding uncharacterized protein LOC127101610 translates to MSVATYYGKLKLLWDELANYDQIPICSCGGCKCDISSKIEKRIEEERVHQFLMGLDDAIYETVRSNLLATDPLPNLNRIYSTMIQEERVRMMTRTTEERREVMSLAVQTNGRAFKGRWDGKYKFVSCTHCHRAGHDAGSCFQLVGYPEWWGDRPKNEGKSGGRGKSLQQAGTGRGRGGIVRATVNVVHRGGTSAETGVSHGDGFGLAGISEEQLQSLVGFLNVHKANSNDKMTGECDMNTWIIDTCCSNHMIGNLNHMRELRDIQSCSVGLPNREHASAIKEGSIVLEGGLKLDNVLFVPKLKCNLISVSQMMNELKCVIQFTDKLCVMQDRTSRTLIGAGEQRDVLYFFRGVRRERACKTDGFHPMDLWHKQLGHPSLKISKLIPQVSRHRDINVVNKACEVCFRAKQTREKFPLSQNKASSAFELIHCDLWGAY, encoded by the coding sequence ATGTCAGTTGCGACATACTACGGAAAGTTGAAACTGTTGTGGGATGAGTTGGCCAATTACGATCAAATCCCGATATGCAGTTGTGGTGGATGCAAGTGTGATATATCATCAAAAATAGAAAAGAGAATAGAGGAAGAAAGAGTTCATCAATTCCTTATGGGATTGGATGATGCAATTTACGAGACTGTTCGATCCAATCTTCTTGCAACAGATCCGCTGCCCAATCTCAATAGGATATACTCAACAATGATTCAAGAAGAAAGGGTGAGAATGATGACTAGAACCACAGAAGAAAGAAGAGAAGTGATGAGCTTAGCTGTTCAAACAAACGGACGTGCATTCAAAGGAAGATGGGATGGAAAATACAAGTTTGTGTCTTGTACACATTGTCATCGAGCAGGACATGACGCAGGAAGTTGTTTTCAACTTGTTGGTTATCCCGAGTGGTGGGGAGACAGACCAAAAAATGAAGGGAAAAGTGGTGGACGGGGCAAGTCACTGCAGCAAGCAGGAACTGGACGAGGAAGAGGAGGAATTGTGCGTGCAACTGTGAATGTTGTACACAGAGGTGGAACAAGTGCAGAAACTGGGGTTTCACACGGAGATGGTTTTGGCTTGGCTGGAATCAGTGAAGAACAATTGCAATCGTTGGTAGGATTTCTAAATGTTCATAAAGCAAACTCCAATGACAAGATGACAGGTGAGTGCGATATGAATACATGGATAATTGACACATGTTGTTCTAACCACATGATTGGAAACTTGAATCATATGCGAGAACTAAGAGATATTCAAAGTTGTTCGGTTGGCCTACCTAATAGAGAACATGCTTCTGCAATCAAAGAAGGAAGTATAGTGTTGGAAGGAGGGTTAAAACTTGATAATGTTCTCTTTGTGCCAAAATTAAAATGCAACTTGATATCTGTTTCACAAATGATGAATGAATTAAAATGTGTCATTCAATTCACTGATAAGTTATGTGTTATGCAGGACCGTACTTCGAGGACGCTGATTGGAGCGGGTGAACAAAGAGATGTGCTTTATTTCTTCAGAGGAGTTCGAAGAGAGAGAGCTTGTAAGACTGATGGATTCCACCCAATGGACCTTTGGCACAAACAGTTGGGACATCCTTCcttaaaaatttcaaagttaATTCCTCAAGTGAGTAGACACAGAGATATCAATGTAGTGAATAAAGCATGTGAAGTTTGTTTTAGAGCCAAACAAACCAGAGAGAAGTTTCCTTTGAGTCAAAATAAAGCTAGTAGTGCTTTTGAATTAATTCACTGTGATTTATGGGGAGCATATTAG